The genomic window CACCTCGGCATCGGCGAACAGGACGTCCGGGCGCTCAAGGAGGCCTTCGGCCGCGGCCAGCACTACGGCGGCTGGCACGAGGCGCCGCTGGCCGAGCAGGGCCGGGCGCGGCTGGTGGCCGCGGGCTTCGCGGTGGAGATCCGCTCGTACCGCTTCGACGAGTACTTCCACCACCCGCAGGACCTGCGCGGGTTCCTGGGCAAGGTCCCGATCTTCGAGGACTTCGACCCGGACGCCGACCGGGCCGCCCTCGACGGCTACCTCGCGCGCGCGACCGGCGAGCGCGGCATCCACCTGGCCCGTCACTGGTTCGTGCTCGTCGCCCGCAAGGGCACCCGGTGACCGCCCGCGCCGCGCACGACGTGCTGGTGGTCAGCTCCTACAAGCCCCTCCCCGCACGCCTGCTGGCCGACGACCTGCTCGGCCGGGTCCGCGTCATCACCGAGCCCGCTTTCGCCGGACTCTACGGGGGCCGGGCCGAGGTGACCTGTGTCCCCAGCATCGACGACCTGAGCGCCGTGCGCGACGCCGCCCTCGGCCTCTTCGCCGACGGGCCCGTCGACGCGGTGCTGACGCCCGCCGAGGCGGGCATCGCCGCCTCGGGCCTGCTGCGCTCGCACTACGGGATCCAGGGCATCGGCTACGAGACCGCCAACGCGTGCTCCAACAAGTACGTGATGAAGCGGACCCTGGCCGCGGCCGGTGTGCCGGTCACCGCCTTCCGGCCGGCCTACCGGCTGGCCGACGTACCGGCCGCCGCGGCCGATCTCGGCTGGCCGGTGGTGCTCAAACCCACCTTCGGCGGCGGCACCTTCGACGTGGTCGAGCTGGCCGGCCCGCGGGACTTCGCGGCCTTCGCCGAAAGCCCGGGCGCGCGGCGGCTGCGCGCGAGCCGCACACCGCTGCTGGTCGAGTCGCTGGTCGAGATGGAGGCGGAGTACCACTGCGACGCGGTGGTGCACGACGGCGAGGTGCTGTTCGCCGCCGTCTCCCGCTACCACGGGCCGGTGCTGCGCACCCTCGGCGGCTTCGTCGGCTCCTACCCGCTGCCCGAGGACCACCGCGACCAGTGGGCGGCCCGCACCCTGCTGCGCCGGGTGCTCGGCGCGGTGGGCCTGCGCCACGGGGTCGCGCACGTGGAGATGTTCCGCACCGCGGGCGGGATCCTGGTCGGCGAACTCGCCTGCCGCCCACCGGGCGGCGGACTGGTCGACGGACTGGCCCTGCAGTACGGGGTCGACCTGTGGCAGGCGTTCCTGGAGACCTCGCTGGGGCTGGCGCCGACCCTGCGCCCGCGCACCGCCGAGCGCATCGTGGTCAACTCCATGCTGCCGGCCCGGCCGGGGCGCATCACGGCGATCACCCCGGCCGAGAAGCTGGCCGCGCTGCCGGGCGTGCGGCAGGTCACCATGACCCGGCGGGTCGGCGACCTGATCGACCCCGACCTCTACTCCACCTCGCACACCGGGGTGGTGCTCTTCACCGTCGGGAGCGAGGACGAGGTCCCGCTGCGCCTGGCGGAACTCGCACAACTGTACGCACTCGACGTGGTGCCGGTCCCCGGCCCCGGCGCGGTGGGCGGCGCCGGCCACGGCGCCCGGGAGGGGAGTGAAAGGTGAGCAGAATCGTCGCCGTCGTCTCCGGCGGGATCGACTCGGTGACCATGGCCCATCACCTGGCCGCCGGCGGACACCGGCTGCACCTGGTGGCCGTCGACTACGGACAGCGCCACCGCAGGGAGCTGGACTGCGCCCGCGCCGCCGCGCGCCGGCTCGGCACGGGCTACGACGAGGTCGACCTGACCGCGGTGGGCCGCCTGATGCGCGGCTCCTCGCTGACCGACCCCACGGTGCCCGTCCCCGACGCGGGCCGGGCCCCGGTCGGGCCCAACCCCGACATCGTGCCCAACCGCAACGCGGTCCTGCTCGCGGTGGCCTACACGGTGGCGGTCGTCGAGCGGGCGCACGCGGTGGCCTTCGGGGTGATGGCCGACGACGTGGGCCCCTCGGACACCTCGCCCGCCTTCCTCGACGCGTTCCTCGCCATGGAGCGGATCGCGACCCGCGGCCAGGGCAGCGCCGACCTCGGCCTGCTCGCCCCGCTGATCACCCTGCACAAGCACGAAGTGATCGCCCTCGGCGAGGAGTTGAAGGTTCCCTGGGAGCGGACCTGGACCTGCTTCCGCGGCGAGGAGCTGCACTGCGGCAGCTGCGCGGCCTGCGTCGAGCGGCGCGCCGCGTTCGTCACCGCCGCTGTCGAAGACCCGACCGAGTACCGGTGTTGACCCCACCACGAGAAGGGACCAGACCCGTGACGATGCGGATCAGTAAGCAGTTCGCGTTCTCCGCCAGCCACCGGCTCGACGGGCTGCCGGACGGGCACCAGTGCGCCCGCCTGCACGGCCACAACTATGTGGTCGAGGTCGAACTCGCCGCGGAAGCAGACCAGTTGACCCCGACCGGATTCGTCCGCGACTACGGCGACCTGGCGCCGTTCAAGCAGTGGATCGACACCACCGTCGACCACCAGCACCTCAACGACATCGTCAGGTCCAACCCGAGCGCCGAGAACCTGGCCCGCTGGATCTACGACCAGTGGTCGGCGCGGCTGCCCGAGCTCTCCGCCGTCCGCATCTCCGAGACGCCCAAGACCTGGGCCGAGTTCCGCCCGTGACCGGGCGCCCGGACCGGCCCGCCGACCACGAGGAGGTGATGCCAGTGGAACCGCAGATCGTCGTCAACGAAATCTTCGGCCCCACCTAGCCGTCCAGGGTGAGGGCCGCTCGCTCGGCCGGCACTGCGCCTTCGTGCGCCTCGGCGGCTGCAACCTGACCTGCCGCTGGTGCGACACGCCCTACACCTGGGACTGGACCGGCAGCAGCGACACCGGCATCGCCTACGACCCCCGCCAGGAGCTGCACCGCCGCTCGGTCGCCTCGGTCGCGGAGCAGGTCGGCGCGCTCGGCGTCGGCCTGGTCGTGATCTCGGGAGGCGAACCGCTCGGCCAGCAGGCCCGGTTGGCGCCGCTGGTCGACCTGCTCACCGGCCGGGGCATGGAGGTGGAGATCGAGACCAACGGCACCCACGTCCCGCACCCGGCGCTGGTCGCGGCGGGCGCGCGGTTCAACGTCTCGCCCAAGCTGGCCCATTCGGGGGTCCTGGCCGCGCGCCGGATCAGACCGGCGGCACTGCGGGCGCTGGCCGGCACACCGGGCACCGCGTTCAAGTTCGTCTGCCGGGACACCGCCGATCTGGAGGAGGTCGGCGCACTCGTGGCGCGCTACGGCCTCGACCCGGTGTGGATCATGCCCGAGGGGCAGAGCGCCGAACGCCTCGAGGAGCACCTGCACCAGCTGGCGGCCCCGGTCATCGCCCGGGGCTGGAACCTCACCACCCGGCTGCACACCTTGATCTGGGGACAGGAAAGGGGCGTCTGAGTTGAGCACCGACGTGAACGACATCGCCGTGAACGGCATCGAGGTGAACGGCATTGAGGTGAACGGCATCGGGGTGAACGAGGAGGCCGTCGCCGCGGCGATGGAGATCGCCGCCGTCACCGAGCCGGACCCGCTGGTCGGCCTCGCGGTCAGCCTGCTGAAGGAGATCGGGGAGGACCCGGACCGCGACGGGCTGCGCGAGACGCCCGAGCGGTTCGCCCGCTGGTGGCGGGAGTTCACCGACTACGACCCCGGCACCGTCGCCACCCTGTTCGAGACCACCACCACCGGGCAGCTGGTCCTCGTCTCCGGCATCGAGGTCTGGTCGCTGTGCGAGCACCACCTGCTGCCGTTCAGCTGCTCCATCAGCGTCGCCTACCGCTCCACCGAACGGCTGCTGGGACTGTCGAAGTTCGCCCGCATCGCCCACCAGCACGCGCACCGGCTGCAGGTGCAGGAACGCCTGGTCGCCGACATCGCCGCCGACATCATCCGGATCACCGGCAGCCAGGACGTCGCCGTGGTCGGGCACGGTGAGCACCTGTGCATGACCATGCGCGGGATCAGGACCAGTGCCCGGATGACCTCCACCTCCATCAACGGCGAGTTCGCCCGGGCCGGCCTGGCCCGCGACGAACTGCTGACCCTCCTCAACGGCTGACCGGCGCGGCGGCGTGACCCTCGACCAGGCGGTCCGCCCGGCGCGCAGCCGGCGCGAGCGGCTGGGCCTGCCACAGCTCAGGGGCGCCGGGCCGCTGCTGACGGCGTCGCTGGTGGACAGCGCCGGCTCCGGACTCTTCCTGCCGTACGCGCTGCTCTACTTCCTCGACACCACCCGCCTTCCGCTGACCACGATCGGAGTCGCGCTCTCCGCGGCCGCGGCCCTCGCGCTGCCGTGCGCCGCCCTGTTCGGCCCGCTGGTCGACCGGATCGGTGCCCGCGCCGCGGTGGTGCTGGCCAACGCGGTGCAGGCGGCCGGTTTCCTCGGCTACCTGGCGGCCGGAGCCGCCTGGCAGATCACCGCCTTCGGGTTCCTGGCCAACGCCGGCCAGAGCCTGTTCTGGACGGCGAACGGCGCCCTGGTCACGCTGGTCGGTGCACCGGGGGACCGGGCGCGCTGGTTCGGCCTGCTCCGGGTGGTGCGCAACGCGGGCACCGGGACCGGCGCACTGCTGGCCGCGGTGCTCGCCTCGGGCGCCGGCCCGACCGGCGGCCGCCTGGTGGTGGCCGCCGACGCTGGCAGTTTCCTGCTGGCGGCCGGCGTGCTCGCCCGGTGGCGGCCACCGGCGATTGCGGCTGCCCCCGCCCCCGCCGCCGCTCCGGCACCCGCCGTGCCCCCGGCACCCGCTGCGCCGTGCGGCTACCGGAGGGTGCTCGCCGACCGCTCCTTCGCGGCACTCAACGCCGTGACGCTGCTCCTCGTCCTCAACCTGCTGGCGGTGCCACTGGTCCTCACCCTCTACACCACCCGACTCCTGGGGCGTCCCGCCTGGGTGGCCGGGCTGCTGATCGCCGGGAACACCGCCCTGGTCGCGGCCCTGCAGACGCCGCTGGCGGAGCTGCTGCGCCGCCGCCACGGTCCGCGCCGGCTGCGGCTGGCAGCTGCGATGTTCGCGGCCTCCGCCGTTCTGCTGTGGTCGGCGGACGCGGCCGGCACCGGGTGGGTCGCGGTCGGGCTGGTGGCCGGTCTGCTCGCCTTCACCCTGGGCGAGATCATCTGCTCACCGGTGCTGCCCGACCTGGTGGCCGCGCTCGCCCCGCCGGGCCTGAGCGGACGGTACTTCGCGCTCCACCAGACCTGCTGGAGCCTGGCCGCCGTGCTGGCACCCAGCCTCTTCACCCGGCTGCTGAACCGGGGGAGCGCCTGGCTCTGGACGGCGCTGCTCGCGGTGGCCTGCCTCGCCTACCTGCTGGCCACCGGAATCGAACGCCCCCGGGGCGGGCAGCGGCCGGCGGCCCGGACCGGTGCAGCCGGCGCGCCTCGGGGCCCGACCATGGTATGACCCCCGGGGAGTACCAGCAAACCGCACGTCAGGACGCTAAGCTCCCAGCTTGTAAGGATTCCGACACCCAAGCGAAAGAGCGCACAATGGCTGACACCGGAGCGAACGTCTACTTCGACGTGACCGTGAACGACGAGCCTCTTGGCCGGATCGTCTTCAAGCTGTTCGACGACGTGGTGCCGAAGACCGCGCGGAACTTCCGCGAGCTGGCCACCGGTGAGAACGGCTTCGGCTACGCCGGCTCGGGCTTCCACCGCGTGATCCCCGCCTTCATGCTGCAGGGTGGTGACTTCACCAACCACAACGGCACCGGTGGCAAGAGCATCTACGGCGCGAAGTTCGAGGACGAGAACTTCCAGCTGAAGCACGACCGTCCGTTCCTGCTCAGCATGGCCAACGCGGGCAAGAACACCAACGGCTCGCAGTTCTTCATCACGACCATCGTCACCGACTGGCTGGACGGCAAGCACGTCGTCTTCGGCGAGGTCGTCGA from Kitasatospora sp. NBC_01250 includes these protein-coding regions:
- a CDS encoding ATP-grasp domain-containing protein, whose protein sequence is MTARAAHDVLVVSSYKPLPARLLADDLLGRVRVITEPAFAGLYGGRAEVTCVPSIDDLSAVRDAALGLFADGPVDAVLTPAEAGIAASGLLRSHYGIQGIGYETANACSNKYVMKRTLAAAGVPVTAFRPAYRLADVPAAAADLGWPVVLKPTFGGGTFDVVELAGPRDFAAFAESPGARRLRASRTPLLVESLVEMEAEYHCDAVVHDGEVLFAAVSRYHGPVLRTLGGFVGSYPLPEDHRDQWAARTLLRRVLGAVGLRHGVAHVEMFRTAGGILVGELACRPPGGGLVDGLALQYGVDLWQAFLETSLGLAPTLRPRTAERIVVNSMLPARPGRITAITPAEKLAALPGVRQVTMTRRVGDLIDPDLYSTSHTGVVLFTVGSEDEVPLRLAELAQLYALDVVPVPGPGAVGGAGHGAREGSER
- a CDS encoding 7-cyano-7-deazaguanine synthase, with translation MSRIVAVVSGGIDSVTMAHHLAAGGHRLHLVAVDYGQRHRRELDCARAAARRLGTGYDEVDLTAVGRLMRGSSLTDPTVPVPDAGRAPVGPNPDIVPNRNAVLLAVAYTVAVVERAHAVAFGVMADDVGPSDTSPAFLDAFLAMERIATRGQGSADLGLLAPLITLHKHEVIALGEELKVPWERTWTCFRGEELHCGSCAACVERRAAFVTAAVEDPTEYRC
- the queD gene encoding 6-carboxytetrahydropterin synthase QueD — protein: MRISKQFAFSASHRLDGLPDGHQCARLHGHNYVVEVELAAEADQLTPTGFVRDYGDLAPFKQWIDTTVDHQHLNDIVRSNPSAENLARWIYDQWSARLPELSAVRISETPKTWAEFRP
- a CDS encoding 7-carboxy-7-deazaguanine synthase QueE; its protein translation is MRLGGCNLTCRWCDTPYTWDWTGSSDTGIAYDPRQELHRRSVASVAEQVGALGVGLVVISGGEPLGQQARLAPLVDLLTGRGMEVEIETNGTHVPHPALVAAGARFNVSPKLAHSGVLAARRIRPAALRALAGTPGTAFKFVCRDTADLEEVGALVARYGLDPVWIMPEGQSAERLEEHLHQLAAPVIARGWNLTTRLHTLIWGQERGV
- the folE gene encoding GTP cyclohydrolase I yields the protein MSTDVNDIAVNGIEVNGIEVNGIGVNEEAVAAAMEIAAVTEPDPLVGLAVSLLKEIGEDPDRDGLRETPERFARWWREFTDYDPGTVATLFETTTTGQLVLVSGIEVWSLCEHHLLPFSCSISVAYRSTERLLGLSKFARIAHQHAHRLQVQERLVADIAADIIRITGSQDVAVVGHGEHLCMTMRGIRTSARMTSTSINGEFARAGLARDELLTLLNG
- a CDS encoding MFS transporter, whose product is MTLDQAVRPARSRRERLGLPQLRGAGPLLTASLVDSAGSGLFLPYALLYFLDTTRLPLTTIGVALSAAAALALPCAALFGPLVDRIGARAAVVLANAVQAAGFLGYLAAGAAWQITAFGFLANAGQSLFWTANGALVTLVGAPGDRARWFGLLRVVRNAGTGTGALLAAVLASGAGPTGGRLVVAADAGSFLLAAGVLARWRPPAIAAAPAPAAAPAPAVPPAPAAPCGYRRVLADRSFAALNAVTLLLVLNLLAVPLVLTLYTTRLLGRPAWVAGLLIAGNTALVAALQTPLAELLRRRHGPRRLRLAAAMFAASAVLLWSADAAGTGWVAVGLVAGLLAFTLGEIICSPVLPDLVAALAPPGLSGRYFALHQTCWSLAAVLAPSLFTRLLNRGSAWLWTALLAVACLAYLLATGIERPRGGQRPAARTGAAGAPRGPTMV
- a CDS encoding peptidylprolyl isomerase; translation: MADTGANVYFDVTVNDEPLGRIVFKLFDDVVPKTARNFRELATGENGFGYAGSGFHRVIPAFMLQGGDFTNHNGTGGKSIYGAKFEDENFQLKHDRPFLLSMANAGKNTNGSQFFITTIVTDWLDGKHVVFGEVVEGEEIVKKIEALGSQSGATKGKIVIKESGTL